Proteins from a single region of Nonomuraea gerenzanensis:
- a CDS encoding oxygenase MpaB family protein has translation MLADRWPEERFQQLRQHADPAIDKVVAEYLEAQPAGRGALDLVKAVISELGQAKREARAPSGEPPASEIFDAIGFVEDLPEWGDDRELLARGQAVFADYGLYQSVALFFACLPMTYAEVSSAKVLADVSDLATHSLTRWAGESWQLLIDMMGLKVVNSLEIGRPGHTTAIGLRILHSFVRALIEERYADQWDTERYGPPVNQELLLATLFDFSVGTWEAMETMGVVLSEEERAANLYTWSIFGNLMGVEVCRDGPLTLDDVEPISARLGRLYDSSDEGRRLMARLLEEVEEFMPLGWRKMPRSLVHWIFHDAAHGANRVPKLLAVPMPAWWFTALFTVARRGHRHARLTRVVDGLLRWLARRVGRQIAIALADRQSQEQAALKIPAELAHAWSIKQSKPAMKTREVRRNVRRRVRGWLPGR, from the coding sequence ATGTTGGCTGACCGCTGGCCGGAGGAGAGATTCCAGCAATTGAGGCAGCACGCCGACCCGGCCATCGACAAGGTTGTGGCCGAATACCTGGAGGCACAGCCTGCAGGCAGGGGTGCGCTCGACCTGGTGAAGGCCGTGATCAGCGAGCTGGGGCAGGCCAAGCGGGAGGCCAGAGCCCCCTCGGGCGAGCCGCCCGCCTCCGAGATCTTCGATGCGATCGGCTTCGTCGAGGACCTGCCCGAGTGGGGGGACGACCGGGAGTTGCTGGCCCGGGGGCAGGCGGTGTTCGCTGACTACGGGCTCTACCAGTCGGTCGCGCTGTTTTTCGCGTGCCTGCCGATGACGTACGCGGAGGTATCCAGCGCCAAGGTGCTGGCCGACGTCTCCGACCTGGCCACGCACAGCCTCACCCGCTGGGCAGGCGAGAGCTGGCAGCTGCTGATCGACATGATGGGGCTCAAAGTCGTCAACAGCTTGGAGATCGGACGCCCCGGGCACACCACGGCGATCGGACTGCGGATCCTGCACTCGTTCGTGCGGGCCCTGATCGAGGAGAGGTACGCCGACCAGTGGGACACCGAGCGCTACGGCCCGCCGGTCAACCAGGAACTGCTGCTGGCCACGCTCTTCGACTTCTCCGTGGGGACATGGGAGGCCATGGAGACCATGGGCGTCGTGCTGAGCGAGGAGGAGCGCGCCGCCAACCTCTACACGTGGAGCATCTTCGGCAACCTCATGGGGGTCGAGGTGTGCCGCGACGGCCCCCTCACCCTCGACGACGTCGAACCGATCAGCGCGCGCCTAGGCCGCCTGTATGACTCCAGCGATGAGGGCCGCCGGTTGATGGCCCGGCTCCTGGAGGAGGTGGAGGAGTTCATGCCGCTGGGCTGGCGCAAGATGCCGCGAAGCCTGGTGCACTGGATCTTCCACGATGCGGCCCACGGCGCAAACCGCGTACCCAAGCTTCTGGCCGTGCCCATGCCCGCCTGGTGGTTCACCGCGCTGTTCACGGTGGCGCGCAGGGGCCACCGCCACGCGAGACTGACGAGGGTGGTGGACGGTCTGCTTCGCTGGCTGGCGCGTAGGGTCGGGCGCCAGATTGCGATCGCTTTGGCCGACCGGCAATCGCAGGAGCAGGCGGCCCTGAAGATTCCTGCGGAGCTGGCTCACGCATGGAGCATCAAGCAGTCGAAACCCGCGATGAAGACGCGCGAAGTCCGGCGCAACGTCCGGCGGAGGGTTCGAGGCTGGCTTCCCGGTCGCTGA
- a CDS encoding helix-turn-helix domain-containing protein, with protein MCRAKDHGGRRCPGGHSTTREAQTARQRLCRARKALAAAEAGGAPEAIRSARERVQQAEQAVTTVRTSRQPPGGAGDVRPHEGDVTPAPAPAPAAKRERDGIPTQTAESAAADLGVSVSTVHRWLRTGEIRKHGVTGHKDSRGRWVITLIGDAPSPPRADVEQQIRAAYDLLARRPGAWVGLAGVRELVDAPRDQVDDVLRRLERRPDVNMVPESNQKTLRQEDREAAITIGAQDKHLIWFDPQPALQDLPTANDARRSP; from the coding sequence ATGTGCCGAGCCAAGGACCACGGCGGCCGCCGATGCCCCGGCGGCCACAGCACCACCCGCGAGGCGCAGACTGCCCGCCAGCGGTTATGCCGCGCCCGCAAGGCCCTGGCCGCCGCCGAAGCCGGCGGGGCCCCTGAGGCGATCCGATCCGCTCGCGAGCGGGTTCAGCAGGCCGAACAGGCCGTCACCACGGTCAGGACCAGCCGACAACCGCCCGGCGGTGCCGGTGACGTGCGTCCGCACGAAGGGGACGTGACACCCGCTCCCGCCCCCGCTCCCGCCGCCAAGCGCGAGCGTGACGGCATCCCCACGCAGACCGCCGAGTCGGCGGCCGCTGACCTGGGTGTCTCTGTCAGCACCGTCCACCGCTGGCTGCGGACTGGAGAGATCCGCAAGCACGGCGTCACCGGCCACAAGGACAGCCGCGGCCGATGGGTCATCACCCTCATCGGCGACGCCCCTTCCCCTCCCCGCGCCGACGTCGAACAGCAGATCCGCGCCGCCTATGACCTGCTTGCCCGTCGGCCCGGCGCCTGGGTCGGCCTGGCCGGCGTGCGCGAGCTCGTGGACGCGCCTCGCGACCAGGTGGACGACGTGCTGCGCCGGCTGGAGCGGAGGCCGGACGTGAACATGGTGCCGGAGTCGAACCAGAAGACGCTCAGGCAGGAGGACCGCGAGGCCGCGATCACCATCGGAGCCCAGGACAAGCACCTCATCTGGTTCGACCCGCAGCCTGCTCTGCAGGACCTGCCCACGGCGAACGACGCGCGCCGATCCCCATGA
- the lxmK gene encoding class V lanthionine synthetase subunit LxmK produces the protein MSTTALLPKERLRASSLDDAPQVNDLLHRLGLGTLTQESLESFAGRNNNWAGRTSSGARVFVKRLDGDREEALIRFRRVLDLQRAISAGDTDDLRCPPLLGHDEEHRLLVFEWLEHGLAGNSLATKGEFDAGLARRCGRAIGALHRLPLTADRSAHPLPPTWALHALPLSLFSAARVAELHYWTLLQNDRPLITALEALREREQSVRPRTCHGDLRLDQFLLHDDRLHVVDWEEARVADPARDVGAFAGEWLHHAIRKINSDVDKVYGPGVTLTRELILERGAAEIAAVRPLISAFWQGYRDSGVTADADLAERATSFAGWHLLDRLLATAGMQTRLRPIDLAAAGIGRNALLEPARFVGTLGFTL, from the coding sequence ATGTCGACTACTGCCCTTCTTCCGAAAGAGCGGCTGCGCGCCTCCTCTCTGGACGATGCGCCCCAGGTCAACGACCTGCTGCATCGGCTCGGGCTGGGAACGCTGACGCAGGAGAGCCTCGAATCCTTCGCCGGCCGCAACAACAACTGGGCCGGGCGCACGAGCAGCGGCGCGCGGGTGTTCGTCAAGCGCCTCGACGGCGACCGCGAGGAGGCGCTGATCCGCTTCCGCCGCGTCCTGGACCTGCAGCGGGCCATCTCCGCCGGCGACACGGACGACCTGCGCTGCCCGCCCCTGCTCGGCCACGACGAGGAGCACCGGCTGCTGGTCTTCGAATGGCTCGAGCACGGCCTGGCCGGCAACAGCCTCGCCACCAAGGGCGAGTTCGACGCCGGCCTGGCCCGCCGCTGCGGCCGCGCCATCGGCGCCCTGCACCGGCTCCCGCTGACCGCCGACCGCTCCGCGCACCCGCTGCCGCCCACCTGGGCCCTGCACGCGCTGCCGCTCAGCCTGTTCTCCGCCGCGCGCGTGGCCGAGCTGCACTACTGGACGCTGCTGCAGAACGACCGGCCGCTCATCACCGCCCTGGAGGCGCTGCGCGAGCGCGAGCAGTCCGTACGGCCGCGCACCTGCCACGGTGACCTGCGGCTGGACCAGTTCCTGCTGCACGACGACCGGCTGCACGTCGTCGACTGGGAGGAGGCCCGGGTCGCCGACCCCGCCCGCGACGTCGGCGCCTTCGCCGGGGAGTGGCTGCACCACGCCATCCGGAAGATCAACTCCGACGTGGACAAGGTCTACGGGCCCGGCGTGACCCTCACCCGCGAGCTGATCCTGGAGCGCGGCGCCGCCGAGATCGCCGCGGTGCGTCCCCTGATCTCGGCCTTCTGGCAGGGCTACCGCGACAGCGGCGTCACCGCGGACGCCGACCTGGCCGAGCGGGCCACGTCGTTCGCGGGCTGGCACCTGCTGGACCGGCTGCTGGCCACCGCGGGCATGCAGACCCGGCTGCGGCCGATCGACCTGGCGGCCGCGGGCATCGGCCGCAACGCCCTGCTCGAGCCCGCCCGGTTCGTCGGGACGCTCGGCTTCACCCTCTGA
- a CDS encoding LxmA leader domain family RiPP — protein MAEKDLVDGFENYTDPEELAFDENGEEESPSTPWCIASIVITASAGC, from the coding sequence ATGGCTGAGAAGGACCTGGTCGACGGTTTCGAGAACTACACCGACCCCGAGGAGCTCGCCTTCGACGAGAACGGCGAGGAGGAGAGCCCCAGCACCCCGTGGTGCATCGCGAGCATCGTGATCACCGCCTCGGCCGGCTGCTGA